GATGGCCGGCACTTCTACCGGCGGAATGCTGGCTTTAGGCTTAGCAAAACCAAACCCCAACAACCCCACCGAAGCTGAATATACCGCTAAAGATTTGGTAGAATTCTATAAAAAACACGGCAAAACAATTTTCCAAAAACAGCGTCTTGTGGAAGTGCGCCGAAAGTTTTTACAGCCAATTTTAACCCAAATGCAAAAGCTTTCTGGGGAACCGATAGGGGATATTGAAGATTTATTTGACCCGAAATATATTGCTCAGGGTCGAGAAGATGTCCTCGATAAATTGCTCGGCGAAATGCCTCTGGAAAAGGCGCTCAAAGAAGTGTTTATTACCAGTTATGATACTGTTTTGCGGCTGCCGGTTTTCTTTACCAGTAAGGATAAACTACCTTGGTATGGAGAAAATTATCGGAAAATTTGCAAAGGTTTTACGATGAAACAAGCGGCGATGGCGACTTCGGCTGCACCGACTTATTTTCCGTCTTTTTTATTACCGACTGAAGCGGACTCAAACGCCAATGGTTCTTACTGTTTGGTGGATGGGGCTGTTTTTGCCAATAATCCCACTTCTCTGGCGATTATGGAGGCGATTATTGATGCCAAAAAAGAGGGTAAAACACTTAATATGGATGATATTTTGGTGGTTTCGTTGGGAACCGGTTCGCTGACGCGAAAATTTCCTTACGAAAAAACTAAAAGATGGGGGGTTTTAGAGTGGATTGAGCCTATTATTCAAATTACTCTGGATGGGCAAAGTGAGT
This genomic window from Ancylothrix sp. D3o contains:
- a CDS encoding patatin-like phospholipase family protein, which translates into the protein MSYKFKILSIDGGGIRGILPATILAEIEKRTGLRVFEMFDLMAGTSTGGMLALGLAKPNPNNPTEAEYTAKDLVEFYKKHGKTIFQKQRLVEVRRKFLQPILTQMQKLSGEPIGDIEDLFDPKYIAQGREDVLDKLLGEMPLEKALKEVFITSYDTVLRLPVFFTSKDKLPWYGENYRKICKGFTMKQAAMATSAAPTYFPSFLLPTEADSNANGSYCLVDGAVFANNPTSLAIMEAIIDAKKEGKTLNMDDILVVSLGTGSLTRKFPYEKTKRWGVLEWIEPIIQITLDGQSESVACQLEQLLPNANEKPKQYYRFQGSLDKANDNLDDPSPENIANLEELARRIIKERDKDLDQLCEQLMR